In Solanum lycopersicum chromosome 3, SLM_r2.1, the genomic stretch TCTCTTGTTTTTTGTGTTTGTGGCTTATGGCTATGTATTTGTGCTTTGTTCCAGACTTTTGTCCATTGCAGAAGAAACTTTAACAGAGTTTCTTTCAAAGGCTACTGGAACTGCTGTTGAGTGGGTCCAAATGCCTGGAATGAaggtattttaaaattaaagttatgccTTTTAActgtaaaaattaaattaattactcCATCCGTCTAAATTTATGTGACATAGTTTGCATCGTCAGGCAGTTAAAGTTAAAAAGGGGAACTTTCGAAATTTAAGGCAGTTTAAGTTAAAAAGGGGAATTTGtgaaatttgttttctttaaatatGCCACAACATTTTGTGTGACTGTAACATTTTTGGAACTTGTGGTATTCATCATGGCATATTTGCATTACATACATGTTACTAATAAAAAAGCTTTCTCTTTGAGGGTAAAATATGAGTTTATAGTTAGATGTTTCCAAATATATGTGTCATTTTTTGGAATGGACTAATTAGGAAATCGTGTCACAGAAAACTGACTTGGGAGGTATTATAGAACTGTTATTTAAATTGGAGAAAATAGTGTAAATAGGCCAAGGGTATTATTGCAACAAATCCTTGTGCATTTTAAAACCAAGCATACATTTATATTATGCTTTGTAAAGAACCTCTAATATTAGAGATAAGATGACCAAATTTGTACAAAAAGACAATTTATTTCGTATTTGACCAATTACGAGTCCAAATGTCTGGAATTTGTGTACAGAGATTCATATGGTTTACAGACATTCCTTAGAGATAGAGGTAAGtttattgattgatttatttatcttttagcACAATTAATCAGATATGCTATGACAAATGTTCATTATTAAATTCTGTCTTGGCATTCTTGTATTAGTTAAATACTAATCTAATGAACTCATATGTAATTGAAGAGATAACTAGCAAATACATTCACGTCTATACTATGTAGCTGTATTAGCAATCTACTGAGTGTTAAAGCGAATGCATGTTGGCTGCTTCAACTTTCTTCATTAATGATGTCAATAAATAACCAAACAGCAGACAATTCCTTTAGTCAACTATATCAACCAAAGATATaaatactatattttattttagtcccATGGAAGCTCTTCTTACTAGTCCATCAATTAGTATAAAACTGTATCTTATCTTATAGCCTGATTTAGTAGGTCCACGAAAGAAAGTATACGTGCCGTTGGCCTCTTTTGAAGTTGTCAGTTATAATTATCgtataaaaatattgcaaaattgCATTACAACAGTTTTGGGATTTCTATATAGTGCATCAGTGTTCTTTCAGAGGctcatatttatgataaaagttGTCATCATTCAGGCTTTGTTTGAGTTGTGATGGCAAATTGGTGGTACAGTACTTCACTTCTCATGAGGGCGTTCATATATTGCTAGACATTTTCCAGTCTCCTTTTTCTGTAGCTATATTATTTCTGTTACAGATACTCAGTACTGGTTCAACTCTTTCTAATCATCTCTCTCTTGAAATGCATAGCCTGGTCCGGATTCCATTGGAATCATTGCTATTTCTCATGGTTGCACTGGCGTGGCAGCAAGAGCTTGTGGCCTGGTTGGTCTCGAGCCAACGAGGGTAAGCTAATTATCTGTTTTAAAATTTCTGTTTCTGGCACTGTGATATGAAATTAATTGTCTGAGATCCCTCTAGGTCTCCGAAATCCTTAAGGATCGACCTTCTTGGTATCGTGACTGCCGGGTTGTTGAAGTTCTCAATGTGCTGCCTACTGCCAATGGTGGAACCATTGAACTCCTTTACATGCAGGTAGGTTACTGTACTGTTGCTTCTCGTGCTTGTGCATTCAGTCCTTTTATACCTTCTTGATGAACTttaaacttttttgttttttagctTTATGCACCAACAACGTTGGCACCTGCCCGTGATTTCTGGCTCTTACGTTATACAACTGTTATGGATGATGGCAGTCTCGTGGTATGGTTTCATTATGCCTACTCTTTTTCgaatataaaattatgtatcTGCCAGGTCACACACTATATGTTTGTCCATTCACATGCTTCATGAACTAAcatgtcaaattttttataacaCCCAGGTGTGTGAAAGGTCACTTGGAAATACTCAAAATGGTCCAAGTATGCCACCTGTTCAGAATTTTGTGAGAGCAGAAATCCTACCTAGTGGATATCTGATTAGACCTTGTGAGGGGGGTGGTTCAATTATCCACATTGTTGATCATATGAATTTAGAGGTAAAGCTATTGTCCATATTTCCTGTTCTTCATACTGCCTAGTTATGCTGTTGTTTACTTGACACTATTATGATTGTTAGGCATGGAGTGTGCCTGAAGTCTTACGCCCACTTTATGAGTCATCAGCAGTGCTAGCTCAGAAGACGACAGTGGCTGTAAGAACATTTACTCGAATTGATTCTATACTGCAAGGTTAGTTGGCATTCTGGTGACTTTATACATCCTCCTTGCAGGCACTACGCTACCTCCGGCAGATTGCACAGGAGGTTTCACAGACTAATGTTACTAACTGGGGAAGACGACCCGCAGCTCTACGTGCATTAAGCCAGAGGCTGAGCAGGTTTGAATGACCTACTTTTTGATGGATTCGTTTTCAATGTTCTCTACTCTTTCTGTCActcaaacttaaaattattttggcaGAGGCTTCAATGAGGCTCTTAATGGTATAGCTGATGAGGGCTGGTCAATGCTGGATAGTGATGGAATGGATGATGTTACCATCCTTGTGAACTCTTCTCCTGACAAGTTGATGGGCTTAAACCTTCCTTTTGCGAATGGATTTTCACCTATGAGCAACGCGGTTATGTGTGCAAAAGCATCAATGCTTCTACAGGTCTGCTTATTCAATATGTTGATGCTGAAACTATAAAATTTAGTTGCTGATTTACTTGTTTAAGTGGATAAGTAAATGTTTCCTGTTTGTGTTATAATTGGAGGAGGGGTGGCTGCCGTCCATGTTgcttttttcattttaacacagttgtcttgtttttgttgtgCAGAATGTGCCTCCGGCTATTCTTCTCAGGTTCCTACGTGAACATCGATCTGAATGGGCAGACAACAATATAGATGCTTATGCTGCTGCAGCCATTAAAGTTGGTCCCTGCAGCTTACCTGGGGCTCGAGTTGGTAACTTCGGGGGTCAAGTGATACTTCCACTCGCTCACACTGTTGAGCATGAAGAGGCAAGCTTAGTAGTTCTTTTTAATCTGCACTGTTGGCATTCCTAGTTTTTTTGAACTGTTCCAGTTGGACttgtttgaataatttttttttgtgtggtttCTCAGCCTATTTGCTGATAATGTGCTCTTTTTTGCTTATAGTTGCTGGAGGTCATTAAGTTGGAAGGTCATTCTCCTGAGGACGCGATAATGCCACGAGATATGTTTCTATTGCAAGTAAGTTTTATCTCTGCACATGTGTAAGTTGAGAGCTTTTGCTGTCCAAATTTAAGCTTGGCCattctctcttttgttttaCCCCTCCCCCAGAAGTTTTCACCTTTTTGCTCTCTTGGTGGCTCAAACTCGCAACCTTAAGCTTGGAAGCGAGGGGTGCTACATCAGAGCAACTCACTCTTGTCACCTTGGCCATTCTCAATGTCTTGCGCAACCCCTCACTTGTGAAACTTTTACAATATCTttctttgaattgaataaatttCTAATCTGAGGAAAATTATGCAGCTATGCAGTGGAATGGATGAAAATGCTGTTGGAACTTGTGCCGAACTCGTGTTTGCTCCTATTGATGCCTCTTTTGCTGATGATGCACCATTGCTTCCGTCTGGGTTTCGCATTATTTCACTCGAGTCTGGAAAGGTTAGGGTTTGTATCCACCTATTAGTGCTTATTCTTTTAGATATTTGTTCATTTGGTTTATTATCCTCAAATGTTTTTACCAATATGCTTCGTTTGTGCAGGAAGCGTCCAGTCCAAATCGTACCCTTGATCTTACTTCTGCTCTTGAGACTGGCCCAGCGGAAAACAAAGCAGCCAATGATCTTCACACTAGTGGTGGCTCATCAAGATCTGTCATGACAATTGCTTTTCAATTTGCTTTTGAAAGCCACATGCAAGAGAGTGTTGCTTCAATGGCTCGACAGTATGTCCGAAGCATTATTTCATCTGTTCAAAGAGTTGCATTAGCACTTTCACCATCTCATTTGGGTTCTCATGGAGGTCTTCGTTTGCCATTGGGGACTCCTGAAGCACATACATTAGCTCGTTGGATCTGCCAAAGTTACAGGTATGTGGTATATTCTTGCATGTGTGCCTAACATAGGAGCACACTAAGTagtttttttctgtttttcacTCAGTCAACTGCTGTGCTTTTCTTGGAACGTAAGtttatttaaatgtataatGGTTAGATTATCACGGGTGTAATTTTTCAGAAGTTGGTTCATCAAAACAAATGATTGACCTTCCTCTGATTTAGAAATTGTTCAATCCCCCTTTTTTTCGTAAGCAATATTTTCTATGGGACGTTTAGGAGGGAAATGAACAGATGTTTGTCTGCATGTAATCAAGTTCTGAGTTGAATATTTAACATCAATATTTGTaatggttaatttttttttctctgaaGGTGCTTTTTGGGCGTGGAGCTTCTCAAATTGAATACTGATCAAGGAAGTGAATCAATCCTCAAAAGCCTATGGCATCACTCAGATGCTATTATCTGCTGCTCCGCTAAGGTTTGTTCCCACATCCTCTGTTGATATTCTTTTGCTTGTTAATTGCAGTAGACTTTTTAGTTATTCGAGTACATGAAATTGTGAGTTCAATATTTCTGCAGGCTTTGCCAGTTTTCACATTTGCAAATCAGGCTGGTCTTGACATGCTCGAGACAACCTTGGTTGCACTTCAAGATATTACCttggagaaaatatttgatGATCATGGAAAGAAGAACCTCTGCACTGAGTTCCCCCAGATAATGCAACAGGTTGGTACTCCTTTTCTATCGAAAGTATTGAATGTAGCAAGTAAGGGTTTCCCAAATCTTATTGTACCGAGTTGCATGcccttttaaaataaatagtgataATTAGATTTGCTTGAAGACAGATGATCATGACCACTGCAGTTTCTAATTGTACTTTACTGATTGACAGGGTTTTGCATGTCTACAAGGGGGAATTTGCTTGTCAAGCATGAGCAGACCTATATCTTATGAGAGAGCAGTAGCATGGAAAGTTATGAATGAAGAAGATACTGCTCATTGCATCTGTTTCATGTTTGTCAACTGGTCATTTGTCTAAGTTACTGTTCTTTAGATCTGTTTTAAAGGGATCAGTACACTAATACCTAAGAACCCttaaatattttcctttcagAATCAACATTTTGAACTAGTTGTGTGTGTTGAAAACTTGTTTATTGTTAAAACTTATGCTACTCAGTACCTTTATGCTATGTATTTTTTAATCCCGTGCTTCttcaaatcatcatatttttttcacattGGAGATATATGAAACACATTGATCAAGAAAAAGGTTAAAAACTAATACAAACTTCAAAATCCTTTTCAAGGGTAGAAGGAGTTTAGCAGCCATAAACAGAAAAGTAAGAGGTCTATATAGTACATTCGTTATTGCAGAAGGTACAACCCAAGGATGCTCGATCAGGTTACTATATTAAGGTCACTCATTTCTTTAGTAATGGCAGGGATGCAACTATTAGTTCTAGCAAGTCCACCACTCTTCTTTTGCATAATTCTTTCCCTTGGACTAATTGATTTTGCCCTCATAACTCCCTTTGTATTTTTCTTCAACATTTGTCTCATTGCCTCAGCTTGATTAAGTACTGGATAAGCCCTAccaaatttgttaaatttgctACAAGCACTCATATGAGTAGTTAatgcttcttcattttttcctcCATTCTTTTGGGCCTCTTCTTTTACTGCATCAGCACAAAGCCCACATATCCACTTGCCTAAATATCTTTTTCGAATTTGATCGATATATTCAGATGTGTAGTCATCACTCATGCCACAACACTCACATTTCGCGCTTTCTACCTCAGACAGTACTGGAGGGAGGTTTTCATCGATAATTGCATCATTCTTCATCCACTCGTATGTAATTTCAGACATCGTCCTTTTTAGGCCGTCGTTAGAGAGACGAGGTGGTTTGCTA encodes the following:
- the LOC104646537 gene encoding uncharacterized protein — protein: MAPHGETNVRNLSKPPRLSNDGLKRTMSEITYEWMKNDAIIDENLPPVLSEVESAKCECCGMSDDYTSEYIDQIRKRYLGKWICGLCADAVKEEAQKNGGKNEEALTTHMSACSKFNKFGRAYPVLNQAEAMRQMLKKNTKGVMRAKSISPRERIMQKKSGGLARTNSCIPAITKEMSDLNIVT
- the LOC101257548 gene encoding homeobox-leucine zipper protein ATHB-15, encoding MASCKDGKSVVLDNGKYVRYTPEQVEALERLYHDCPKPSSMRRQQLIRECPILSNIEPKQIKVWFQNRRCREKQRKEASRLQSVNRKLTAMNKLLMEENDRLQKQVSQLVYENGYFRRQSHSTPLATKDTSCDSVVTSGQHHLTSQHPPRDASPAGLLSIAEETLTEFLSKATGTAVEWVQMPGMKPGPDSIGIIAISHGCTGVAARACGLVGLEPTRVSEILKDRPSWYRDCRVVEVLNVLPTANGGTIELLYMQLYAPTTLAPARDFWLLRYTTVMDDGSLVVCERSLGNTQNGPSMPPVQNFVRAEILPSGYLIRPCEGGGSIIHIVDHMNLEAWSVPEVLRPLYESSAVLAQKTTVAALRYLRQIAQEVSQTNVTNWGRRPAALRALSQRLSRGFNEALNGIADEGWSMLDSDGMDDVTILVNSSPDKLMGLNLPFANGFSPMSNAVMCAKASMLLQNVPPAILLRFLREHRSEWADNNIDAYAAAAIKVGPCSLPGARVGNFGGQVILPLAHTVEHEELLEVIKLEGHSPEDAIMPRDMFLLQLCSGMDENAVGTCAELVFAPIDASFADDAPLLPSGFRIISLESGKEASSPNRTLDLTSALETGPAENKAANDLHTSGGSSRSVMTIAFQFAFESHMQESVASMARQYVRSIISSVQRVALALSPSHLGSHGGLRLPLGTPEAHTLARWICQSYRCFLGVELLKLNTDQGSESILKSLWHHSDAIICCSAKALPVFTFANQAGLDMLETTLVALQDITLEKIFDDHGKKNLCTEFPQIMQQGFACLQGGICLSSMSRPISYERAVAWKVMNEEDTAHCICFMFVNWSFV